Proteins encoded by one window of Castor canadensis chromosome 2, mCasCan1.hap1v2, whole genome shotgun sequence:
- the Snx19 gene encoding sorting nexin-19 isoform X3 — MKAETVTPIRETPAEPSYVFSDVWSSRKLMVVGVLLAWLLVIHLLVNVWLLCLLSASLVVLGGWLGSSAIVRASGRLHLERFILVDTCPPCPEAEKQLEQEINHTIQMIIRDFVLSWYRSVSQEPAFEKEMEAAMKGLVQELRRRMGIVDRHALAQRILTLCGCHLQSYIQAKEATSGKQSDRVQPSQLWDAYCRATAPHPAVHNPSAEVTYTRGIVNLLLQGLVPKPHLETRTGRHVVVELVTCNVILPLINKLSDPDWIHLVLVGIFSKARNDPAQVTKPLCPPNASEQPSVPTSLPLIVEVESLPEGRAPSPVPAPVLLNYSEPGPSPEVEEGHEVIEGDLAGMLEERKVRNNSSHFLKPDIRGPLFLCEDSELESPLSELSKETIMLMTPGNFLSDRIQDALCGVLHGEGAEVIEGTETEEGPGTGTETGLLVSMLNSCPEIQIDRADKEVEQGDATSLTALLEEPEKTCPSRPSCLEKDLANGVSSLDSTVSSVPLSSSPPGPLSSATFSFEPLSSPDGPVVIQNLRITGTITAREHSGGGSHPYTLYTVKYETSLSGENSSSLQQLAYHTVNRRYREFLNLQTRLEEKPDLRKFIKNVKGPKKLFPDLPFGNMDSDRVEARKSLLESFLKQLCAIPEIANSEEMQEFLALNTDARIAFVKKPFMVSRIDKMVVNAIVDTLKTAFPRSEPQSPTEELSEAENESKPQTEGKKASKSRLRFTSSKIAPTLSMTESQDRILYCFQEGNVESDILSISGMESFIEKQTKLLKMQPTETPEKDPKQIPKEYVDHCLSDTAVLDQDLDSSDPGTETELADTALDLILLLLMEQWKWLCTENMQKFLRLIFGTLVQRFFSRNPGGKQVSTELESSLGVTTAAPHQQTFDLLPWGHHPGILGSQCLC; from the exons ATGAAGGCAGAGACAGTGACCCCGATCCGGGAAACCCCAGCAGAGCCCAGCTATGTCTTCAGTGATGTGTGGAGTAGCCGAAAGCTAATGGTTGTGGGAGTCTTGCTCGCCTGGCTCCTCGTCATTCACCTTCTGGTCAATGTGTGGCTTCTGTGCCTTCTGTCAGCATCACTAGTGGTTCTAGGAGGATGGCTGGGCTCCAGCGCCATTGTGAGGGCCTCAGGTCGACTGCATCTGGAACGCTTCATCCTAGTGGATACCTGCCCTCCATGCCCTGAGGCAGAAAAACAGCTGGAACAGGAGATCAACCACACCATCCAGATGATTATTCGGGATTTTGTGTTATCCTGGTATCGTTCAGTGAGCCAGGAGCCAGCCtttgagaaagagatggaggcAGCTATGAAAGGATTGGTTCAGGAGCTGCGGAGGAGGATGGGTATAGTGGACAGACATGCTCTTGCCCAGAGGATTCTGACTCTCTGTGGTTGTCACCTGCAGAGCTACATTCAGGCAAAGGAGGCCACTTCAGGGAAGCAGAGTGATCGAGTCCAACCCTCCCAGCTGTGGGATGCTTACTGCCGGGCTACTGCTCCACATCCCGCTGTGCATAACCCCAGTGCTGAAGTCACCTATACACGTGGCATTGTGAATTTGTTGCTTCAAGGGCTAGTGCCCAAGCCCCACTTGGAGACTAGAACTGGACGCCATGTAGTAGTCGAACTCGTTACTTGTAATGTCATCTTACCACTGATCAACAAATTGTCAGATCCTGACTGGATTCACCTTGTACTAGTGGGTATCTTTTCCAAGGCCAGAAATGATCCAGCACAAGTGACTAAACCACTCTGCCCACCCAATGCCTCGGAGCAGCCCTCGGTGCCCACGTCTCTGCCATTAATTGTTGAGGTAGAGAGTCTCCCAGAAGGAAGAGCCCCTTCTCCAGTACCAGCCCCAGTACTCCTAAACTACAGTGAGCCAGGCCCCTCCCCAGAAGTTGAAGAAGGCCATGAAGTTATAGAGGGAGATTTGGCTGGGATGCTTgaagaaagaaaggtaagaaaCAACTCATCTCATTTCCTAAAGCCAGATATTCGAGGACCACTATTCTTATGTGAAGACTCAGAGCTGGAGTCTCCACTTTCTGAACTCAGCAAAGAAACCATCATGCTCATGACCCCAGGCAACTTCCTCTCTGACAGGATCCAGGATGCCCTATGTGGTGTCCTCCATGGCGAAGGAGCTGAGGTTATTGAAGGAACAGAGACTGAGGAGGGTCCAGGAACAGGAACAGAGACAGGCCTGCTGGTCTCCATGCTGAACTCTTGCCCAGAGATCCAGATTGACAGAGCAGACAAGGAGGTAGAGCAAGGTGATGCCACCTCTCTGACAGCTTTGCTGGAGGAACCAGAAAAGACCTGTCCTTCACGACCTTCATGCTTAGAGAAGGATCTTGCCAATGGTGTGAGCTCCCTCGATTCTACTGTGTCATCAGTTCCACTTTCTTCCTCTCCACCTGGTCCTCTCAGCTCAGCCACCTTCAGCTTTGAGCCCCTGAGCAGTCCAGATGGTCCAGTTGTCATCCAGAACCTTCGTATCACTGGCACCATCACTGCCCGAGAACACAGTGGCGGTGGATCCCATCCATACACACTCTACACTGTGAAG TATGAGACATCCCTTAGTGGTGAAAACAGCAGCAGTCTGCAGCAGCTGGCCTACCACACTGTGAACCGCCGCTACCGGGAATTCTTGAATCTGCAAACTCGTCTGGAAGAGAAACCAGATCTACGAAAATTCATCAAAA atgtAAAGGGTCCCAAAAAGCTCTTTCCAGATCTTCCCTTTGGAAACATGGATAGTGACAGAGTAGAAGCCCGTAAGAGCCTCCTGGAATCATTCCTAAAG CAACTCTGTGCCATTCCTGAGATTGCTAACAGTGAGGAAATGCAGGAGTTCCTTGCTCTGAACACAGATGCTCGTATTGCCTTTGTTAAGAAGCCGTTCATGGTGTCTAGAATAGACAAG ATGGTGGTGAATGCTATTGTGGACACCTTGAAGACAGCATTTCCTCGCTCTGAACCCCAGAGCCCCACAGAGGAGCTGAGTGAAGCTGAGAATGAAAGCAAGCCCCAGACAGAAGGCAAGAAGGCTAGCAA GTCCAGACTGAGGTTCACATCCAGTAAAATTGCTCCCACACTGAGTATGACTGAGTCACAAGACAGGATTCTCTATTGTTTCCAAGAAGGCAATGTG GAATCAGATATCCTATCCATATCTGGGATGGAATCCTTTATTGAAAAGCAGACAAAGTTACTGAAAATGCAGCCAACAGAAACACCAGAAAAAGATCCTAAACAAATCCCCAAAGAATATGTGGACCATTGCTTGTCAGATACAGCTGTACTAGACCAAGATCTTGACAGCAGTGACCCAG GAACAGAGACAGAGTTAGCTGACACAGCCTTGGACCTGATCCTCTTGTTGTTGATGGAGCAATGGAAGTGGCTATGTACTGAAAACATGCAGAAATTTCTTCGCCTTATCTTTGGAACACTAGTTCAGAG